The following are from one region of the Salicibibacter kimchii genome:
- a CDS encoding pyrimidine-nucleoside phosphorylase, with protein sequence MRMVDIIAKKRDGETLATKEIEDFVRAYTADQIPDYQASAFAMAIYFQGMDEQESAALTKAMAASGDQLDLSRISGTKVDKHSTGGVGDKTTFILSPIVAAAGVPVAKLSGRGLGHTGGTIDKLEAFPGFKTELDEDTFIELVNKHKIAIAGQSGNLTPADKKLYALRDVTATVNAMPLIASSIMSKKIAAGSDAIVLDVKVGSGAFMTDLPAAKELAQTMVNIGNELGKRTVAVISDMDQPLGRMVGNTLEVKEVIDVLRGNGPEDIRRLSVRLAAHMLVLGGKAKDVEAGEALANDLIRDGSALNVFRDFIAHQGADPALVDEPEQLVKSDYSVTVKAPAAGYVSSINATDIGRAASMLGAGRMTKADTIDHAVGVEMKAKVGDWVKEGEALVDLHANRDDVEEVVNLVKESYQIGGSAPEERPLIFHEMI encoded by the coding sequence ATGCGAATGGTAGATATCATTGCAAAAAAAAGAGACGGCGAAACACTTGCAACAAAAGAAATTGAAGATTTCGTACGCGCCTATACAGCAGATCAAATCCCTGACTATCAGGCATCCGCGTTCGCCATGGCGATTTATTTTCAAGGCATGGATGAACAAGAGAGCGCGGCGCTCACCAAAGCGATGGCAGCATCCGGAGATCAATTGGATCTGTCGCGAATTTCCGGAACCAAAGTAGATAAACATTCGACCGGCGGGGTTGGGGACAAAACGACGTTCATTCTGTCTCCAATCGTTGCTGCCGCGGGTGTCCCGGTGGCAAAGTTGTCCGGGCGCGGTTTAGGCCACACCGGCGGCACCATTGATAAGTTGGAGGCTTTCCCCGGTTTTAAGACGGAACTGGATGAAGATACATTTATTGAACTTGTAAACAAACATAAAATAGCGATCGCCGGGCAATCCGGAAACTTAACGCCTGCCGATAAAAAACTGTACGCGCTTCGAGACGTAACAGCCACTGTTAATGCTATGCCATTGATAGCCAGTTCAATTATGAGCAAAAAAATTGCAGCCGGTTCTGACGCGATTGTGTTGGATGTGAAAGTTGGCAGCGGCGCCTTCATGACGGACCTTCCGGCTGCGAAAGAACTGGCGCAAACGATGGTCAACATTGGCAATGAGTTGGGCAAAAGAACCGTTGCGGTTATTTCCGATATGGATCAGCCACTCGGGCGCATGGTCGGCAACACGTTGGAAGTGAAAGAAGTCATTGACGTTTTGCGGGGAAATGGACCGGAAGATATCCGCCGATTGAGCGTTCGGTTGGCGGCGCACATGCTCGTGCTCGGCGGGAAGGCGAAGGATGTTGAAGCGGGAGAAGCATTAGCAAACGATTTGATCCGAGATGGCAGTGCGCTAAACGTGTTTCGGGATTTTATTGCGCACCAAGGAGCGGACCCGGCTCTCGTTGACGAACCTGAGCAACTCGTGAAATCGGACTACAGTGTCACGGTAAAAGCCCCGGCTGCCGGTTATGTCTCAAGCATTAACGCGACAGACATCGGCCGAGCAGCAAGCATGTTAGGTGCCGGCCGAATGACGAAAGCAGACACCATTGATCATGCGGTCGGTGTAGAAATGAAAGCTAAAGTCGGCGATTGGGTGAAGGAAGGGGAAGCTCTCGTTGACTTGCACGCGAATCGTGATGATGTTGAAGAAGTGGTGAACCTCGTAAAAGAAAGCTATCAAATCGGTGGAAGTGCCCCGGAAGAACGCCCGCTTATTTTTCATGAAATGATATGA
- a CDS encoding L-lactate permease: protein MEFVIAIAPILGIFILLFIFKQSSLRAGLFAYGVAVLITILTSSFALELQGVFHASIKGALIAFIAAYVLFFGIFLFHLMNKAGAIDNIARFISRSTDDKILQLLLLVVGFSPLIESTSGFGTAFLVVAPILIALGFSGMKAALIGLVSLLAVPWGALATGTIIGAESGNIPLQDLGLGSAIISIPVFVYFVIIAVYIAGGRRALRNKWKEVSLFLLTFSTSILLFNAYVSVELAGVLASLITIGIGLAVINIKAKNNEAIDDAPKPINILKAVSPYLLLTVFIMISRLVPPLEQFLNAHFVVELPEYEFSLALIYSPGFWLFVSCILTIMIFKINRKAIQHAFKATLKQWIPFAITTSAFVAMSEIMAAAGMTTLIATIAASLLGTGFVFISPLIGALGGFLTGSNTGANAMFINLQVQTAQQLSMPPELLAYAQNTGASHATMASPSRVMLGASLCNIGSQEGNLLKNMLFIVLGALLMIMMMVAGWWWML from the coding sequence GTGGAATTTGTAATTGCTATTGCGCCTATCCTTGGAATTTTTATTTTATTATTTATATTTAAGCAGTCATCGTTGCGAGCAGGCCTATTTGCGTATGGTGTCGCCGTTTTAATCACAATATTGACTTCTTCATTTGCATTGGAGCTTCAAGGTGTCTTCCATGCTTCCATCAAAGGGGCATTGATTGCTTTCATTGCCGCTTATGTTTTATTTTTCGGAATCTTTCTGTTTCATCTTATGAACAAAGCAGGGGCCATTGATAACATTGCGCGTTTTATCTCCCGATCAACCGATGATAAGATCTTGCAGTTGCTGCTGTTGGTCGTTGGTTTTTCTCCTTTAATTGAATCCACGAGTGGGTTTGGGACAGCCTTTTTAGTGGTTGCTCCTATCTTGATAGCATTAGGATTTTCCGGCATGAAAGCTGCATTGATTGGGCTTGTCAGCTTACTTGCCGTGCCTTGGGGCGCCCTGGCTACCGGAACGATTATTGGAGCCGAGTCGGGAAACATCCCCCTCCAAGATTTGGGCTTGGGGAGCGCGATTATCAGTATCCCTGTTTTTGTTTACTTTGTTATTATTGCCGTCTATATTGCCGGAGGCCGGAGAGCGCTACGGAATAAATGGAAAGAGGTTTCTTTGTTTCTTTTAACGTTCAGTACTTCGATTTTGCTTTTTAACGCTTACGTTAGCGTAGAATTGGCAGGGGTTTTAGCCTCTTTAATTACGATAGGCATAGGGCTTGCCGTCATTAACATAAAAGCCAAAAATAACGAGGCGATCGACGATGCGCCGAAACCTATAAACATTTTAAAAGCAGTCAGCCCCTATCTGTTATTAACCGTTTTTATTATGATTTCCCGATTGGTGCCTCCGTTAGAACAATTCTTAAACGCTCATTTTGTCGTCGAACTGCCTGAATACGAGTTTTCATTGGCGCTCATTTATTCACCGGGCTTCTGGTTATTTGTTTCTTGTATCCTTACCATTATGATCTTTAAAATCAATAGGAAGGCCATACAGCACGCTTTTAAAGCGACTTTAAAACAGTGGATTCCTTTTGCCATCACAACATCCGCCTTTGTTGCCATGTCGGAAATTATGGCTGCCGCCGGGATGACAACCCTGATTGCAACGATTGCCGCAAGCCTATTGGGAACCGGCTTTGTTTTTATATCTCCCTTGATCGGTGCACTTGGCGGTTTTCTCACCGGAAGCAACACAGGGGCAAACGCGATGTTTATCAACTTGCAGGTACAAACTGCACAGCAGCTAAGCATGCCTCCTGAATTATTGGCCTATGCGCAAAATACGGGCGCTTCCCATGCCACGATGGCCTCACCTTCGCGCGTGATGTTAGGTGCTTCATTGTGTAATATCGGCTCGCAAGAGGGGAATTTATTAAAAAACATGCTTTTCATTGTACTTGGTGCTTTGTTAATGATTATGATGATGGTTGCCGGTTGGTGGTGGATGCTGTAA
- a CDS encoding tRNA (mnm(5)s(2)U34)-methyltransferase — protein MSLYGVIPFAHHLLEKTITRGDTVVDATVGNGHDTVFLANQVGASGYVVGFDIQHDAIQNTWHRLKNDQLDEHVELIEDSHTRIEEIFKRKGYAAPKAAIFNLGYLPGSNKTVTTNSDSTITAITQLLELMPSKGLIVLVIYHGHEEGKKERDALLSFTSSLDQEKALVARYEFSNRKNHPPFLLALEKL, from the coding sequence ATGAGCTTGTATGGAGTCATTCCATTTGCCCATCATTTATTAGAAAAAACGATCACTCGTGGAGATACGGTTGTAGACGCGACGGTGGGAAACGGACATGATACCGTCTTCCTTGCGAATCAAGTAGGCGCTTCCGGATACGTCGTTGGCTTTGACATTCAGCATGACGCGATCCAAAACACATGGCATCGGCTAAAAAATGACCAGCTTGATGAGCATGTGGAACTGATTGAAGATAGCCATACTCGTATTGAAGAAATTTTTAAAAGGAAAGGTTACGCTGCTCCGAAAGCAGCCATATTCAATCTTGGCTACTTGCCGGGGAGCAACAAAACCGTCACCACAAACAGTGATTCAACGATCACTGCCATCACTCAATTGCTTGAACTCATGCCGAGCAAAGGTTTGATCGTTCTCGTCATCTATCACGGACATGAAGAAGGAAAAAAAGAACGCGACGCCCTTCTTTCATTTACATCCTCTCTCGACCAGGAAAAAGCCCTGGTCGCCCGTTATGAATTCAGCAATCGCAAAAATCACCCCCCGTTCTTGCTTGCACTGGAGAAATTGTGA
- a CDS encoding NAD(P)/FAD-dependent oxidoreductase encodes MKITIVGAGILGASTAYHLAKKGYNVTIVDRDDNGQATSAAAGMICPWLSQRRNKAWYTLVKNGAAYYPQVIAELEKDGETNAGYKQVGALRLHTDEKKLRETMERAKIKRQEAPEIGELLLLSPRETKERFPLLSNGTYSSLYAEGAARVDGRRLRNALLRGAERAGAMFIQGDAVLLKDGASAVGIKVNEKEIFSDTVVVTAGAWAQSLLTPFGIDVYVKEQKAQIVHLHLPHTHTETGNWPIVIPPGKQYIAPFEQGQIVAGSSQEDDAGFDERVTARPIEEILSKTLQVAPGLAEAEWTGTRVGFRPFTPNFLPVFGDTPELKGLLFANGLGATGLTMGPYLGSVLARMAVGKPVELDLEDYAVETGRL; translated from the coding sequence ATGAAGATCACCATCGTTGGCGCCGGGATTCTCGGGGCTTCAACCGCTTATCATTTAGCGAAAAAAGGATATAACGTCACCATCGTCGATCGCGACGACAACGGGCAGGCAACTTCCGCTGCGGCAGGCATGATTTGCCCGTGGCTTTCGCAAAGAAGAAACAAGGCATGGTATACACTCGTGAAAAACGGCGCTGCCTATTACCCACAAGTTATTGCCGAACTGGAAAAAGACGGCGAAACGAATGCTGGGTACAAACAGGTCGGTGCCCTTCGTTTGCATACGGATGAAAAGAAATTAAGGGAAACGATGGAACGCGCGAAAATCAAGCGGCAGGAGGCCCCGGAAATCGGCGAACTGCTTCTTTTATCTCCTCGTGAAACAAAGGAACGTTTTCCGCTGCTCAGTAACGGTACATACAGCAGTCTTTATGCTGAAGGGGCGGCTCGTGTGGATGGCCGTCGGTTGCGGAATGCCTTGTTGAGGGGAGCAGAAAGGGCCGGAGCGATGTTTATTCAAGGGGACGCTGTGTTATTAAAGGATGGAGCAAGTGCTGTTGGTATAAAAGTTAACGAAAAAGAGATATTCAGTGATACGGTCGTTGTCACCGCAGGTGCCTGGGCACAGTCTTTGCTGACTCCATTCGGCATTGATGTCTATGTAAAAGAACAAAAAGCGCAAATTGTCCACCTGCACCTCCCGCATACTCATACCGAGACAGGGAATTGGCCGATTGTTATTCCACCCGGTAAACAATACATCGCCCCATTTGAGCAAGGACAGATCGTCGCCGGTTCCTCCCAGGAAGACGATGCCGGGTTTGATGAGCGCGTAACCGCACGGCCGATTGAGGAAATCCTATCGAAAACCTTGCAGGTGGCACCTGGTCTTGCTGAAGCAGAATGGACGGGTACACGCGTCGGCTTTCGCCCTTTCACCCCAAATTTTCTTCCTGTGTTCGGGGATACTCCCGAATTGAAGGGCCTGCTTTTTGCCAATGGCCTCGGCGCCACCGGTTTAACGATGGGGCCTTATCTAGGATCGGTGCTTGCACGTATGGCGGTTGGCAAGCCTGTTGAACTGGATTTGGAGGATTACGCAGTTGAAACGGGACGTTTATAA
- a CDS encoding SDR family oxidoreductase — protein MTHVLILGANGQIARYAIDLLLNETDAQLTLYLRNANRLSNLQSDRVSIREGDVLDLATLKEAMESQDVVYANLSGDMEGQAKNIVKNMEKTGLKRLIFINAFGIYDEIPGEFGKWNQRVIGQYLPPYRKAADIIEDSDLDYTIVRPPWLTNEDEIDYEITQKAGPFIGTVVSRKSVASLVVKMVESPGLHVRRNLGINKPNTNGDRPAFME, from the coding sequence GTGACTCATGTATTGATTCTTGGAGCTAACGGTCAAATTGCACGTTATGCGATTGATTTACTGTTAAACGAAACTGATGCACAGTTGACGCTATATCTACGCAATGCAAACAGACTAAGTAACCTCCAGTCTGATCGTGTAAGCATCAGAGAAGGCGATGTTCTGGATCTTGCAACTTTAAAAGAAGCAATGGAAAGTCAAGATGTGGTCTATGCGAATCTATCCGGCGATATGGAAGGGCAAGCGAAAAACATCGTGAAGAACATGGAAAAAACTGGATTGAAACGTTTAATCTTTATCAACGCGTTTGGGATTTATGATGAAATTCCGGGAGAGTTCGGCAAATGGAATCAACGTGTCATCGGCCAATATTTGCCTCCCTATCGTAAAGCTGCGGATATTATTGAAGATTCCGACCTCGACTATACAATCGTAAGGCCTCCATGGCTGACGAATGAGGATGAGATTGATTATGAGATTACCCAAAAGGCTGGGCCTTTTATAGGAACCGTCGTATCACGCAAGAGTGTCGCGTCTTTAGTTGTCAAAATGGTTGAGTCACCAGGTTTACACGTTCGTCGAAATTTAGGTATAAACAAACCAAATACCAATGGAGACAGACCCGCCTTTATGGAGTAA
- a CDS encoding cytochrome b5 domain-containing protein, translated as MNKLLMILGSSVMLLAACGGEEATDEGEETEGDQEFTLEELGEYDGQDGNDAYVAVDGVVYDVTDVEEWAGGEHAPAGGLEAGDDHTEEIEEAPHGTDVLEDLPTVGTLEEE; from the coding sequence GTGAATAAATTATTAATGATTCTTGGCAGCTCAGTCATGCTGCTTGCTGCTTGTGGCGGAGAAGAAGCAACGGATGAGGGAGAAGAAACTGAAGGAGATCAAGAATTCACATTGGAAGAACTTGGAGAATATGATGGGCAAGATGGAAACGATGCTTATGTAGCGGTTGATGGAGTCGTTTACGACGTTACAGATGTTGAAGAATGGGCAGGCGGAGAACACGCCCCCGCTGGTGGATTAGAGGCCGGTGATGACCACACAGAAGAAATTGAAGAAGCTCCACATGGGACTGATGTATTGGAAGACTTACCAACTGTTGGTACACTTGAAGAAGAATAA
- a CDS encoding class I SAM-dependent methyltransferase produces the protein MSDENDRYPFAGYKEILNTIFNEARQRTNSKVLDVGFGTGVLTSKLYENGHQIDGIDFSSEMISVAKTKMPHVNLLEWDISNGLPPEISGNKYDSIISTYTLHHLEDQEKISFITNLLSLLKKNGEILIGDVSFDTRDELEKCRLNNIENWDDDEFYFVYDEINYALMNECQFYPISHCGGVFIIKK, from the coding sequence ATTAGCGATGAAAACGATCGTTATCCCTTTGCAGGATACAAGGAAATCCTTAATACAATTTTTAATGAAGCAAGGCAGAGAACAAATTCTAAAGTTTTAGACGTTGGGTTTGGAACAGGGGTATTAACAAGTAAACTATATGAAAATGGACACCAAATTGACGGTATAGATTTTTCATCTGAAATGATTTCTGTTGCAAAAACTAAAATGCCTCATGTGAATTTGTTAGAGTGGGATATTTCAAACGGGCTGCCACCTGAAATTAGTGGCAATAAATATGATTCAATTATAAGCACGTATACCTTACACCATCTTGAAGATCAAGAAAAAATATCTTTTATAACCAACTTGCTATCTCTTCTTAAAAAGAACGGTGAAATATTGATTGGTGATGTTTCTTTTGACACAAGAGATGAACTTGAAAAATGCCGTTTAAATAATATTGAGAATTGGGATGATGACGAATTTTATTTTGTTTACGATGAAATTAATTATGCACTAATGAACGAGTGCCAGTTCTATCCGATTTCTCATTGTGGGGGCGTATTTATTATTAAAAAATGA
- a CDS encoding aminopeptidase, which produces MKREYRSFRTFPRKRYFPPPHKNEVNGKLVATKPLIYGGSVIDDFYLTFKDGRITAYYAATGQEALQSLIETEEGSHYLGEIALVSNNSPLSQADTLFYNTLFDENTACHIGIGNASPSNLQNGSNLSVKELKEAGLNTSLLLVNVAFGTEDMKVVGIKEGGTDVLLMKDGDFQF; this is translated from the coding sequence ATGAAAAGGGAATACCGTTCTTTCCGAACATTCCCACGGAAGAGATATTTTCCGCCCCCCCATAAAAATGAGGTAAATGGCAAACTAGTAGCCACTAAACCGCTTATCTATGGGGGAAGTGTCATCGATGACTTTTACTTAACCTTTAAAGATGGACGGATTACTGCCTATTATGCCGCCACTGGGCAAGAAGCGTTACAAAGTCTCATCGAAACAGAGGAAGGTTCACATTATCTAGGTGAAATTGCCTTGGTCTCAAACAATTCTCCTCTTTCTCAGGCGGATACTCTCTTTTACAACACCTTGTTTGATGAAAATACGGCCTGCCATATTGGAATCGGAAACGCCTCCCCTTCCAACCTTCAAAATGGCAGCAACCTATCGGTGAAAGAGTTGAAGGAAGCAGGACTTAATACCTCCCTCCTGCTAGTCAATGTGGCCTTTGGTACCGAAGATATGAAAGTAGTGGGTATTAAAGAGGGTGGAACTGATGTCCTGCTAATGAAAGATGGTGATTTCCAATTCTAA
- a CDS encoding aminopeptidase, translating to MTFREDVDEINLIEGMKTGTNKQQDTYVAIKELGILNELSAYNPVLCGTLPIGIDIMDSDLDIIMEVQELKYYEELLHSLYKDKENFTIKRTNIRGEEVVKVNVLVGMPKNHFFIGGGVIDEKGIPFFPNIPTEEIFSAPP from the coding sequence TTGACCTTTAGAGAGGATGTCGATGAGATTAATCTAATTGAAGGGATGAAGACGGGCACAAATAAACAACAAGATACTTATGTAGCAATCAAGGAGCTAGGTATTTTAAACGAATTAAGTGCATATAATCCCGTTCTATGCGGAACTCTGCCTATCGGAATAGACATCATGGATTCAGACTTGGACATAATTATGGAAGTACAGGAATTAAAGTATTATGAGGAGCTCTTACATTCTTTATACAAGGATAAAGAAAATTTTACGATTAAAAGAACAAATATAAGGGGTGAAGAAGTAGTTAAAGTGAATGTATTAGTTGGCATGCCTAAAAATCACTTCTTTATCGGCGGGGGTGTTATAGATGAAAAGGGAATACCGTTCTTTCCGAACATTCCCACGGAAGAGATATTTTCCGCCCCCCCATAA
- a CDS encoding GNAT family N-acetyltransferase: MFFNGERVRLRKMSTEDVSTYHQWRNDIEVMQFTNPSLDVFTYADTENFIKNITESTNSKSYMIEEIETQQPIGVTSLINVDYGNRNAECIIDIGDKDYWSKGFGREAFQLLLDFAFNEMNLHKVYLRVFSFNERAIRLYQRLGFYGEGELKEQFYRNGSWHNVVLMGLMKRDYIDANK; this comes from the coding sequence ATGTTTTTTAACGGAGAAAGAGTACGTCTCAGAAAAATGTCTACTGAGGATGTTTCTACTTACCATCAATGGAGAAACGATATAGAAGTCATGCAATTTACAAATCCATCTCTAGATGTTTTTACGTATGCTGATACTGAAAACTTCATCAAAAACATAACCGAGTCTACTAATTCTAAAAGCTACATGATCGAGGAAATCGAAACTCAACAACCAATTGGTGTCACCTCGCTTATTAATGTTGATTATGGAAATCGAAATGCTGAATGCATAATTGACATCGGGGATAAAGATTACTGGAGTAAAGGGTTTGGACGAGAGGCGTTCCAGCTCTTATTAGATTTCGCATTTAATGAGATGAACTTACACAAAGTCTACTTACGGGTATTCTCCTTCAACGAACGGGCAATCAGGTTATATCAAAGGCTCGGATTTTATGGAGAAGGGGAATTAAAGGAACAATTTTACCGAAATGGTTCTTGGCATAATGTTGTTCTAATGGGGCTAATGAAAAGGGATTACATAGACGCTAATAAGTAA
- a CDS encoding GNAT family N-acetyltransferase codes for MKSTIQVIKADERHIDGIAKVCTDGYWATYGDSYPKEYIQRIVKEFYNADRILNEVTTSNKHWGGYFVAVENGKVLGAGGGGMIGKAAGEIFVLYLDPDRRNEGIGTKILDALTTQQKEFGADEQWVSVGKGNQKGIPFYESRDFIFKYEKQSYGNIEGENFVSLRYYRPI; via the coding sequence TTGAAATCAACGATTCAAGTTATAAAAGCAGATGAACGGCACATAGATGGAATAGCAAAAGTATGCACTGATGGATATTGGGCAACATATGGGGATTCATACCCGAAAGAATATATCCAAAGAATCGTGAAGGAGTTTTATAATGCCGATAGAATTTTAAATGAAGTCACCACGTCAAACAAGCATTGGGGCGGTTATTTTGTTGCTGTAGAGAATGGAAAGGTGCTTGGAGCCGGTGGCGGAGGTATGATTGGGAAAGCAGCCGGTGAGATATTCGTATTATATCTAGATCCTGACAGAAGAAATGAAGGAATAGGTACAAAGATTTTGGATGCACTTACAACACAGCAAAAAGAATTTGGTGCTGACGAACAATGGGTATCTGTTGGAAAAGGAAATCAAAAGGGAATTCCTTTCTATGAATCGAGAGATTTTATCTTTAAATACGAAAAACAATCTTACGGTAATATAGAAGGAGAAAATTTCGTGTCATTGAGATATTATCGACCTATATGA
- a CDS encoding fatty acid desaturase, with translation MSKQKQAQLKKSVAPFANPDAKSSILQLVNSILPFFLLWFLAYQSLAVSVWLTLALSVIAAGFVVRIFIIFHDCTHGSFFNKTKINRMVGTITGIITHFAFEKWKRSHAIHHATSGNLDKRGTGDIWVMTVQEYADASYWQRLLYRLYRNPIIMFGFGPFYLFILSNRFNRKGAKRKERRNTYLINVSLVAIYTGLIWAVGWQAFLIIQLPILFISGALGIWLFYVQHQFEDSYFENEEEWDFVKAAVDGSSYYKLPKVMQWITGNIGFHHVHHLSPRVPNYNLEKTHENIPPLQKATTITMGSSLESIRFRLYDETNQTFVSFKEVKGLLKHPRTEFNHRPPGVQQK, from the coding sequence ATGAGTAAACAAAAACAGGCGCAGTTAAAAAAGAGCGTCGCACCTTTTGCCAATCCGGATGCGAAGTCCAGCATCTTGCAGCTGGTGAATTCCATCTTGCCGTTTTTCCTGCTTTGGTTCCTTGCCTACCAAAGTTTAGCTGTTTCTGTTTGGCTGACGCTTGCATTGTCAGTGATTGCCGCAGGTTTTGTTGTGCGTATCTTCATTATTTTTCACGACTGCACCCACGGTTCTTTTTTCAATAAAACAAAGATCAATCGAATGGTCGGCACCATCACCGGCATCATCACCCATTTCGCTTTTGAGAAATGGAAGCGAAGTCATGCGATTCACCATGCCACAAGCGGCAATTTGGATAAACGCGGAACCGGTGATATATGGGTGATGACAGTTCAAGAGTATGCCGATGCTTCATATTGGCAGCGTCTTCTCTACCGCTTGTACCGAAATCCCATCATTATGTTCGGTTTCGGCCCCTTTTATCTTTTTATTCTATCCAACCGCTTTAATCGTAAAGGGGCAAAACGAAAAGAACGAAGGAATACGTATTTGATCAACGTTTCTCTTGTCGCGATCTATACGGGGTTAATCTGGGCGGTCGGCTGGCAAGCGTTTCTCATCATTCAACTTCCGATTTTATTTATATCCGGAGCGCTTGGGATATGGCTGTTTTATGTCCAACATCAATTTGAAGACTCCTACTTTGAAAATGAAGAGGAATGGGATTTTGTAAAAGCAGCTGTTGATGGTAGCTCCTATTATAAACTCCCGAAAGTTATGCAATGGATCACCGGCAATATCGGCTTTCATCACGTGCATCACTTAAGCCCGAGAGTACCCAATTACAATTTGGAAAAAACACATGAAAATATACCGCCCCTTCAAAAAGCAACGACCATCACAATGGGTTCCAGCCTGGAATCGATTCGATTTAGATTGTATGATGAAACAAACCAAACGTTCGTAAGTTTTAAAGAGGTGAAGGGTTTGCTGAAACATCCAAGAACGGAATTTAATCATCGACCCCCGGGCGTACAACAAAAATAA
- a CDS encoding sensor histidine kinase, which produces MQNWFHIFPKNTGLSLYAWMIFCVLPFSFIIQSSSSFEVIIGLILLVLFFTAYRLSFIKKGWTVYLTLSIEMTINIGMTMYFGYVYFALFLAFFIGNIQNKSGFVTLYVIHLTTTILAITAGFFLQSETFLLQLPFILISVIGVILLPFIIYNRNKRELLEHQLEDANEKISQLMVVEERQRIARDLHDTLGQKLSLIGFKSDLATKLIHVDPQSSKSEVEDIHHTARTALNEVREIVSDMKGTKLKDEVTRVREILKAKNIDFTMTGDAELSNTPLLVENVLSMCLKEAVTNIVKHSQASLCHLSIKDSSSELVMKVRDDGIGVPAGQKTTMESGLQGMKERLDFVNGSLSKASSNGMTLTIKVPHVVQQT; this is translated from the coding sequence ATGCAAAACTGGTTTCATATTTTCCCGAAAAACACCGGGCTTAGTTTGTATGCTTGGATGATTTTTTGTGTTCTTCCGTTTTCTTTTATTATTCAATCATCTTCTTCATTTGAAGTTATCATTGGTCTTATTCTGTTGGTTCTCTTTTTCACCGCATACCGATTGTCCTTTATCAAAAAGGGCTGGACGGTTTACCTAACATTGAGCATTGAAATGACCATCAACATCGGAATGACGATGTATTTCGGTTATGTCTACTTCGCCCTCTTTTTAGCTTTTTTTATTGGTAATATCCAAAATAAAAGCGGGTTTGTCACTTTATATGTAATTCACCTTACGACGACCATTTTGGCAATTACTGCCGGATTTTTTCTGCAAAGTGAAACCTTTCTGCTGCAATTGCCGTTTATTTTAATCAGCGTCATCGGCGTTATTCTCCTTCCCTTTATTATTTACAATCGAAACAAACGGGAGCTGTTGGAACATCAGTTGGAAGACGCCAATGAAAAGATCTCGCAACTCATGGTCGTTGAGGAACGACAGCGAATTGCCCGTGACTTGCATGATACACTGGGACAAAAGCTTTCCCTTATAGGATTTAAAAGTGATCTAGCCACTAAATTAATCCACGTTGACCCACAATCTTCCAAATCAGAAGTCGAGGATATCCACCACACCGCGAGAACAGCTTTAAATGAAGTGCGTGAGATCGTTTCGGATATGAAAGGAACCAAACTGAAAGATGAAGTCACCCGTGTTCGGGAAATTCTTAAAGCGAAAAACATTGATTTTACAATGACCGGCGATGCTGAGCTTAGCAATACGCCTTTACTCGTCGAAAATGTGTTAAGCATGTGTTTGAAGGAAGCGGTCACGAATATCGTGAAACATAGCCAAGCCTCTCTGTGCCATCTCTCCATCAAGGATTCTTCCAGCGAGTTGGTGATGAAAGTCCGGGATGACGGGATTGGGGTCCCTGCAGGACAGAAAACGACCATGGAAAGCGGCCTTCAAGGGATGAAAGAGCGTTTGGATTTTGTGAATGGGAGTTTGAGCAAAGCGTCATCGAATGGCATGACATTAACAATAAAAGTGCCCCATGTTGTTCAACAAACTTAA